TGAGAGTACGGGCCAATCCCCAACAAACTGGTATCAGAGTAATTTATATTTCCTCAATCAATCTATTAGGGATGGTGATAACGAATTTCGATATCAAGCAGTTCGATAGAATCACAAATTTCAAATTATAGCAGTTTTGTGTAAAGCATAGTGTTTAAAGTAAGGTTAGTCACAAAGGGTGACAACCAAGTGGAGGGAGTTGATTTCCTCGATGTTTTATCTTCTATTGTGAAACACATATCCGTTCATGTATTACTGGCCCTGGTTGCATTATACAACCTTAATTTGAAGACTAGGAATATTTCAGTTTCCAAGTTCAAGAACAATTTGGGCTTGGTTGACATTCTACAAATATTGAGTTCGACCTGTGACATGGCTTGGAAAGTAGGTATAGTAATTACAAAAGTGGAGATTTGTATCGTGTGCCTCGCATTTATCGGACATTTTGCAGGCACTTAACAAAAATAGAGGCGATATAGGCATGACGTCACAATGTGAAGGACATAGACATTACGACGATGGACGTCGTGACGATGGGACAAGTTCTCCAATTAACGAAGAGGGAAATGTTATGGCGAGCATGCATGAGACATCACAACGACGCGACATATTCCTTAAATAACACAATCACATTTTGACAGCCAAGCAGAACTTCTTCTCCCAGTCGAACTCTGATTACTTCGaggatattttagtcattttagccCTTTAAATTTATCCTATTTAAAGGGGTCTTGTATACCTATTTCGATAAGGCAATTAAAAATGTACTACAGGGCTTTTCTTTTGGGGGCGATAAGATGTTGTCGTAGATTAGTTTTGGTGAGGAAGAGTTTTCCATGTAAAATTTATGTTCTTAATATTCTCTATTTTTCTCTTTCATTGTTTATAAGGGTCGATCCTTAACACATTACatactttgaaaaaaaaaacaacataatTCAAACTTTCTACTATACATGAACCTCACATGTTTAGTTACAATAAccactgtcgaaaccatttttatttcgAAAAACGGAGGTCAACTTTAAAATGAAAATGGAGTccccaccaatcctttttgtttaggtgtgatcggatcaccttgtgatcgatcattttaataaagtatttcggtttattaaaacaatgtttttGATCTACGAAAAACTAGAGAACGGATtcaggagtcagttacgcgcgaggaaggattagcaccatcgcaacgcccaaaattggtaccgtattgataaattaacgtcctaatgttgaaaatttgaaaaaagattttaaaatacaattcctttaaaacgtttggataacttgaattggatattgagattctctcgcttaaaaggaataaaatatcatatctaGCACGATAGGACATTTCAAACCTTCGATACAAGATCATcttataattttcaaaactcatgcatttgaaatttcaaaaagaTATTTGGCTATCTGGTCAAATGGTaagtcgaaacccagcacgattgggcgcgatttcttgaatttccaaacaaaaaatattgcctcattttaatttaagaaaacatggacgaaatttcaaaaggatattcagtTATTCGGTTgaatgaaaaatcgaaacccaacacggtagggcacgatttttCGAATTTTCAAACATGAAATATTTCCTTATTTTGAGAGGTTTTTTAAAATGAGGATGATTATAAAAGCGatctaaagtatataaaataattttaaaaaaatagtatccattcaagataaaataatatataaaactctttaaaaataatatataaacaattcaaaatatataatgtgtaaaaaaatttgaaatatataatatatgaaaatattaaagtaaataatgtataaaaatttgaaatgagcgttatataaaaagttaaaatagataataacaaaaaaaagtaaaaagatagataaataaatagaatgttaataacaagagtgaaaaacatatataagaaaaataataatgaaaataatattagtatataaatagaaataaaaatataataaatagaaatataataatagtagaaatataaatagataaataaaaattagataaataataatagtattagaataacaaaataaatataaatagaaacataaaaataatagcaataatatattaaattagttaatttgataataaaatagcgaaaataaaaaaggattaaatcgaacttTAAAGCAAAATTCTGGGGCAAatcagaaataaataaaagaaaatggaccaatttgaacgtgcgaataacaaggagggaccaaaagggaaataatcTCCACCCTCCAAAACACACAGCTTCAAGCAAGACCAAAATGTAGTCAAAACAAATTTTAGGACCAAAACTAAGAATAataaaaacttaattgcaaaacaaataaaaaaacagAAGGGCTAAAAGCAATCGGACGAATttagaaaaaacaaagaaattgaaatgaaatggacaaaattcccacgtaattgaaagagaaaagaaaataattcaattccaataGAAATAGGAAAAGAGAGAATAATCAAATTCCAAATTGAAATAGGAATACCAAAAGTCCTCCAAAAGTAAATCCCTTTCAAAgaacaaaatactcatatttatatatatggagtttactaaaaatagcctaaataatttaataataaaataaaataaaataaatatctacCTATTTTTAGCCTTTTACCAAGTCAAAAAATTTTGATAACTCCTTGGCTTTCTCAATCTTTTTTATTTGGCCACAATTTAATGATTAtctttcaatttggcccttttttAACTTGTTTCCGACCGATTGCATGCTTTGGCTTCGGTTATTATTTTTTGGGGCCCAGGCTAAAATTTGCCTATTACAACCACCATAATAGTGGTTTTAAAATCTTTTCTCTTCAAGAGAAATAACATACTGTCACGGTATGAAATCTTCATGTCAGAACGCTTTCTTGCCTCCAACATATCTCTCACTTGTTTAGTCCACTCTTGAACAATAGTTGAAACCAATCCATATCAAATGGGATTTAGAACAACATTGTTAGAGAGTTTTAACGTGAGAAAGAGAGAAATATGTTGCGGTTGAAGGATGTTGTTGGTGGCGACATTGCGTGCTGCTGTAGTGATCCTTGATGGTGGTGGAGCTGGAACATGCTTGGGGAATGCCCTGGTTCAAGCATTAGGATAGTGCGATGGTGTTGCAAGACAAAGTTATTGTGAGTTGTTTAAGGAGGGTTTATTGAGTAGTTAATAGCCAAGGTGGAGAAGAGAAGTGAAGAAAATGAAAGTagggaaaataataataaattgtgGAGGGTGAAGAGTTTGATTGGTAGAAAGAGATAATGAAAAGATTTTGATTGATTGAAGGAGATGAAAAAAAATATGGAAAGGAATGAGTTTTCAATccgatattttttttatttcagtcAAAATGGTGAGGGAGTGCCACGtgtcttgaaatttttttaactcaattaAAAAAAGGATTAAAGACTTTAATGGAATCATACTTTAAGAATCAAATTGGGACAAAAAAATAGGTACTTAagtgagaaaataagtatatttcAAGGACCAAATATGAATTAAGGCTAAAAAGAATAGTAGTGTGGAGAAGTATGAACACGTGTTATCAAACATACCCTTCATAGCATCTGATGAGAGAAAAACGATTGAAGTTCTGTATATTATAGTAACTAGATCAAATTAATCCCTCTATTATTAAATGGATCGATTTAGTCCTATAttattaaaaaggattaaataagTCCAAATTGTAACATAATTAACATTTTCGTATAaaaaatgacttgaaaattaTTTGTATCAATCGTAGTTAAATTCTAAACAAAAGATTCTATTTATAgatccataaaaactttaaaatgttAACTCTTTTAAACAGTAAATGTTAACTCTAttccaatttgacatttattaattctttttaataatacaagcgtaacgacccaaattttagtggtgtcggaacagtgattcaaaTCGCTAAAACCGACATATGAGTTTAGTAATTTAGAAATTTATAAGTAAAGGTTAGgtgtgattttagaaatatttttttaaattagtgaattttgtgttttaaaagaAGATTGTTAGATAATTGGGTCAAgaaagaggtatcgagacctcaaattcataaCCTGAGCCataaataattttagaaatacttatggagtgttaataagttagtattaaagtttcattaggaaattttaacatttcagtagtcaattgaataaaaaggactaaattgaataagttataaaattgtgggaaatgatgaAATAGCATATGTAATGAATAGGAAGGATTTGAGGCATAAATATGCCTAAATGAAAAGCATGAGACAGCATAAAAGAAGAAAAATCTAAAATTAGGTGAAacaaagggtaaaattggaaataaggtaaaaatttaattgtaaaaGATGATGTAATTAGTAATTCTAGAGAATTCATTATTTTTTTTCATCTTCATCAGCTAAAAATACCATTAGAGAGCTTTTAAGAAGCTGgttttcttgattatttcttgaaatttttgtgtttttgagacttttacaacaaGGTCCTACTATTTAATCCATTAGTTTTTGCTTTTATGAAAGATTTGGAAAACTGCATGAGTAAGTGCTGGAagtttatgatgatttagcatggaattgaagttttaattttattatgtgaTGATTTTATGGAGATAATtgaatggaaaattattttagggcctaattgtgaaagttgttAAAATTAAGTTTTTGTGTTGAACTTTTGAGTGCCAAAGGCTGTGAAGTAGTTTATTATGTCTAGATAAAGTGTTATTTGAGaggaattagttcaattgatgaataaattgaacatgaactaaattgtaaaagctaaaaagtttggggtaaaagtgtaatttataaaattaaagagcataaattgtgaagtagaataaaattgaaatagatgctaatgagagaatgattttataattatagatcaagaagtaAAGCCGAATCGTGGAAAAGAGAAATTGCAAGAATAGCCCTTGAAATTTCTACAACTTTTGCAAAtcagcccaggtaagttcatatggcaaaattcaatgttttgttatgaaaattttaagaatACTATGGTATATTATTGTAAATGAATATTAAAAAATTGtaataattatgaaataatatataaGTAAAAGTATAAATTAgttggaacaatggatttgagtgctttcGTTCTGTGACCAAGATGAATTgatggaaaagaccatggttagaccatggcaacatgtgatatgtgcttCCATATAAGACCATAGCAGGGCTATGACATGGGTGTGATGTGATATGTGCTCCTGTATAAGACCATAATAGGGTTATGGCATCGGTGAGATGTGATTATGTGcttccatataagaccatatctgagatatagCATCGATAATATATGTGcttctgtgtaagaccatatctgggatatggcatcaatgtgatatgtgatccgtgtaaaaccatggctgggctatggcttcggtgtgtgatatgtgactatgtgcaagtccatagttttactatggcaatatgaaaatgaagcactcaattccattATTGTTCCTTAATTTGACCATGAAGGTAAAAGAGAAATGGGCCCAAGAGATCTAGAATTGATTAATAGTGAGATTGAAATCAATCAAATGAACTTATTAATGATTTTGTGATTGACAGGAGGAATtagtgaaattaaatattaaatgattGTCTAAAATGTTCAGTAAGATTTATtttttatgcctatgagcttactaagcttctataagcttacttgtgaaTGTTATTTGTTCTTGTAGTTTGACGTGCATACATTCTAAAGATCAGATCTATAtcaaggatcacactatccagatttactctggtagattttgttaaacaactttttgatttatatggcatgtataggggttgAAATGATAATGTAATAGAATGAATGTTTAAGTATGCAAAGTAAATTGAATTTGATGGTTGTGTtagataattaaatatatatatgttttggctTGAAATGGTTGATTGGTTGGACTTAATTagtatataaatgtgattttgtgTAGGAAGATATTATgagggtgagaaaagtggtctTAAATgccctattttcgtccacacgggtagacatacgggcgtgtgtctcacacacggcctgCCATATGAGCATGTGTTAAGGCCGCgtatcccctgcatcttaaaaatgagaaacagaatgtctaggtttagacacacggcctagcacagaggcatgtggcttggccgtgtgacacatACGGGCTCTAACATAGccgtgtgatatggccgtgtgaagtctgtacctaaaatgtgaaagtttaattaccacatggcctagaaacacgggcgtgtgctcaggtCGTGTGACTTAAGTTTCGTCATggatgcaagtcagagagttacacgcccTAGAGACACGCCatgccacacggacgtgtgaccccttttacatgaaaatttttctaagttttctaaaaagtttttgaaattctcgatttagtcctgaaccatttccaatgtatgttttgagcctcgAAGGCTCGTAATAGTGACCATATGTATGTTAttggaaagttttaaatttgagtggaaattatTGTCTCGGTTTTGAATGTTTGCTTGtgaataagtctggtaatgcctcataccctattccggcgttgaatacatgtaaggggtgttacaacaagcctttttgataaactgttgAAAAAATCAATCAACTTAAAATTAATCTTTTTGGCAACTTAATTTTTTAAACACATTTGATAACTCGTGATGAAAACTActaaatagaattttttttttacaaaaaaatgtAGAAAATGATAAGTAGATAGGGAGCTACTTATCActtaatagaaaataaattcaatgatttttattttattttatttaagattATATTATTGTTTATTGTAGGGTGTGCCTCTGACCCGTACGCGCTTGTgcacaaaaaaaataaattattttataaaacaatttaaaagagTGGGTTTTTAACTGCAAGCATATAATGTCAGTTGTAATATTCATAGTTCTGATGGAACACCAAGTGTTCCAAGAGGTCGAACCCAAAGGATTGCCAAGTGGGTAAATGTGTTTATCAAGTTAATTACAAGTTAAGCAATTACTAATTTAATCAAGTCATAAATTATTAGTGCAAGTCCAGATAAAATGGcttataaactaaaattaaactattaattaactaattaaggtAAACTTTCTTTCTAATTTTTTAGATAATGTAAATGATTAAACGATGGTCTATTGATTAGTTGAGTGTTAATTAAACTAATAAACCTACATTGATTATATTAGTTGCCACTCTTAGTTAGGAATCTCCTCTAGGTCTCATTTTAGACTAAAAGATACAACCTAAGATTACCTCTCGGTCTCACTACTCGGcacaattatattaaaatatctaAGGATAAACTCTCTTCTTGGTCTCGTTTATCTAGGTTTTCCATTAGAGACGTCAATTCTAACGTATTAACTATTTCAATATAATTGAACAACCAATCAATCAAGAATATATATTAACTTAAGCTAACAAACAACCAATCAACTAACCATCCAATAATTTAGCACATAATAAATCTTAACATCCAAATAAACATTTCATCGAACAATTAATAAGCACAATAAAGAGATAAGGATAAAAAATGCTCATTTAGATGTGGAACCAATGGCAACCAAAAGCTTCATTCATCTTCATTTACAAAGTTATTTacaagaaagaataaagaaaactaCAAGAATAAAATCTActctaaaaagaaaagagaaaacctaaactaaaaatgaaaagaaaaaaaagaaaaaaaaaaagagaaagaaaacctAACCTAAAAACTATAAAACCTAAAGAAACTATTCAACCACCAGAAGTCTAAATGAAAGGTTTATAAAGTTGTATTTATAACCTACTAACATTTAACCTAAcattgaccattttacccttaaataaaAGAAGATATAAGCTTGTTTGGACACAAAATTGTCTCTACGATTTTTTCACTCATCAGGCATGGGTATCACGATACCCACAACAGTCTTAAGATTGAAATTCTTGGGGGGTCTCGATATCGCGATACCTATGGTATAGTATCGTGATACTACTATAGATGGCATCTATTCTTCTCATTTTAGCATTATCAGGAGTATCATCACTTTCATGTTTTGATATTGCGATACCCCCTTCTAGGTGATGTTTCTTCACATTTGGGCCACAGTCGACTCCCTACAACACTTAATCAACTTGTTAGGTTTTCTAGGCATGATTAGCCAATTTGGGTTTCAAAAATGGCTTAAAACTAATAGAAAGCAATTTATTAATGACAAAACTAAAAATCGACAAAAACATATAAAAGCCACATAAATTGCTTGAGAATATGCTCTTTAAGTGAAATGGGAGCCTAATTTAATGTATCAAATTACGACAGATCATCCTTGCATTTATTGGACATGTTGCAGGCACCTTAGAGGAGAATCAACGAGTAACCGAAGAAGGGCCAAAACAGGCCCAACATTGGGACAATGAGCGTCAGTTCGTCGGGATGACACGATGGACAACGTCATGATGAGGCGAATGGGAGATTGCGATGTCACAACGTGTTCTCCTATTTGGTAATCACATTTTAGACTTCAAGCAGGACTTCTTCTCCCAATTAGACCCTGATTATTCCagggatattttagtatgattagaaCTCTAATCTAAGCCTATTTAAAGTAGTCACTGTATCCCTGTTTTGTTAAGCCAATCAATATGTAGTCCTAGGTTTTTTCTTTGAGGGCGACAATATGCAGTCGCATATGAGTTTTGTGGAGAGTTTCATGGTAATTATGGAGAGTATTTTATACCCCTTTTGTAAATGTCTTATGAGATTTAGGGTTTTGTTTACCGGTTTGCTCTTTGAGATTTTGAGCTTTGTATTCGGGGTTTTGGGTTATTTTTTCCATATTGTACTCTTGTTTGTTTCTTATTTAATGAAAAGTTGAAGCTTCATTTGCCCATGGTTTTTCCCTCTTTGAGGGCTTTCCACGTAAAATATTTATGTTCGTTCTTCTCCACTTTTACTATCTCGTTGTTTATACGGGTTGATCGTCAACATTTATCAAATAATCTAATTATATtagatatttaattttaaataaaataccaaacatattttataacttaaactcaacacttaatttttttagtaattatttttttaacactTATTTTTTCAGCACTTAATTTTTTAGTTTATCAAACATagtcaaaataaatttaatctcTTCAAGGGATCAATTTGATCATGTCCCTATCATAGTGGGATCTTTCGGGTGCGTTTACCAGAGAAAATAGTGAAAGAAGTAAAGAACAAACATTATAATTGATGATCGAagtgatagaatttgtaaatatagaagattaaatttattgaattttttaaaattaggataaaattaatagaatgtgtaaatattgaggataaatatgttattatattagTTAAAAAGTCACATTATTACTTTTATTAAACAGAGTGAGtaactaaaatataaataatttaaaatattagtgacgaaattaaaaattttataatttaatgacAAAAAATGCTAATATTTAAGTGACAAATTCTATAAATTACCCTTATAAAAAAGTCTAGTTGTAGGTAAATCAGACATTTGAGCAGAAACAAAATATTATTTTGCGTGACGTGGCAGCCAACTCTACCTCAAGCAAACAAAAATGGCACAACCTTCCACGGCACCGTTTGCATTTCCAATCATGGCCAATAAATGACAGTATTTATGGAGTAAAAACGTCAACCGAACCCCTTTCCCTCTCCCGCCATGGCATCCCTAGCTTTCTTTTTCGTCTTAATCTTCTCGACCTTCCTATCATCACAAGCTAACAATCTCCATAGAACCCAAGATGAATCCTTTACCTCTATCCTCGTGTCTCAGAACGGCCTTGATTTCGTCAAGGACTTGCTCGTCAACGAAGCCATCTCTTCCATCATCCCTTTGCAGTTGCCTGCCACCATCGAAAAATCTGCCCGAATCCCATTTCTGGGAAATGTTCATATGGTTATCTCCAATGTTACTATTTATAAAATCGATGTTTTGGCGTCTTATGTTAAGCTTGGGAATTCTGGGATCGCGATTGTTGCTTCGGGGACTACTTGTAACTTGACCATGAATTGGCATTATTCTTATAGTTCCTGGCTTGTTCCTATTGAGATATCTGATGGAGGAAGGGCTTCTGTTGAGGTTtttttttccccccttttttttaaaaactgttcataattttttttgtaaaaaatagACCAATAcgaatttcaatttaaaattgctTAATATTTGCGACAGTTTCATTGTAGCTCTAGGCCAAACAAGCTCTAGAAATGGGTTTTCTTTCAATTTTGTCTTTGCTCTTGGTTGGTTTGTCCGCTTTGGATTTTGGGTAAAATATATGGTAGTCTTTGGCTTTTTTGTTCTCATGCTAGTGGGTTTCATTTCTTATGCTGGAACTGAGTTTTGTGTTATATAGTCGTTTACTAGTTCATTAAATTTACTCTGCTGATTAAGGACATGGGATAAAGTTATTATATTTGCAGTTAAGCTTCATTTACTTCATAAAATTCAAGTATGAACTTTATGGTTCCTGCAGTGCATTTACTGTTGGGTTGTTATAGAATGTTATGTTTGTATCTGGATTTTTACATATGGTTGTTGTGTAACATGTTTCGTTCATTATCGTTTTTTTATCAACAAGCGGGTTGCTTGTTGATAGCAGCCATGCATGAAGTTCATGCACCAATGATTCTTTTGGCTGTTCTGAATTTATGCTTATTTGCTTATTTGTAATATGCTTGTAACAAAGGGAATCTGATGAGTAATGCCTCTGCAATCTGCATAAGGTTGAAGGAATGGAGGTGGGGCTTACATTAGGCTTGGAGAATCATGAAGGAACTTTGAAGCTGTCCCTCTTGGAGAGCGGTTGTTATGTGAAAGAAATCACCATAAAATTGGATGGAGGAGCTTCTTGGCTTTATCAAGGGTATGTTAATTTATATCAATTGACTAATTTTGTCTTAGTTGTATCCAAGGTTCGTTTTGTGGTGACCTAAATCATTTTGCATTATCAGAAGTTTTTAAAAGAACTGTTCTTCTGTATGATTATATCATCATTGGGCTGCTTTTCCTTTCACTAACAGAAAAGGATTCTGGTGTTGGTTTATGTCTTCAACTTTCTTCAGTGAGAAAATAATGGCCTCACCTATGCACATTTAGTTACTTTTCTTTGCAAAGCTGGATCTATGTTTCATTTTATGGTGATTCATTGCTACTGTTTCATTTTTCAGGATGATTAATGCCTTTGAGGAGCAAATAGGATCTGCAGTGGAAAGTGCTATTACCAATAAACTTAAAGATGGAATCTTAAAGCTTGATTCATTTCTGCAATCCCTTCCGAAGGAAATTCCTGTGGATGATAATGCTTCTTTGAATGTATCTTTCGTGGAAAATCCTCAGTTGAGTAGTTCTTCCATTGAATTTGACATCAATGGGTTATTCACAGATGGTAAAACGGTTCAACCAGTTTCTAACCATTACCGGCAGGCGTCGCAACCTTCAGTTTTCTGCATTGATCAGTCTAAAATGCTAGGGATTTCATTAGATGAAGCCGTCTTCAACTCTGCTTCTGCTTTATACTATGATGTGAGTTTGCAAAACTATGCAGAACTGTTGAATTATGTCTGCTTTAGCTTCACGATAATTTGTAGCTAATATAGAAATCAAGTTATTCAGGTTAAGGAATATAGATTATACCAATATGAAGATTGATTTACTCAATGAGAATCAAAGTTGTTGACTTCTTAGTTCTGATTGCTTTGAGGTGCCTTAGTGTGGCATCTCCTGTATTATATATTGTTAAATTAATGGTTTCTATATGTGTCAGGCTGAATTTATGGAGTGGATTGTGGATAAAGTACCAGATCAAGCTCTCTTAAATACCGCCGGATGGAGATTTATCATCCCTCAACTGTACAAGAAATACCCAAATGATGATATGAATTTGAACATTTCTCTGTCTTCTCCACCTGTCATAAGGATTTCTGAGCATAATATTGGTGCC
This is a stretch of genomic DNA from Gossypium arboreum isolate Shixiya-1 chromosome 11, ASM2569848v2, whole genome shotgun sequence. It encodes these proteins:
- the LOC108473888 gene encoding putative BPI/LBP family protein At1g04970 produces the protein MASLAFFFVLIFSTFLSSQANNLHRTQDESFTSILVSQNGLDFVKDLLVNEAISSIIPLQLPATIEKSARIPFLGNVHMVISNVTIYKIDVLASYVKLGNSGIAIVASGTTCNLTMNWHYSYSSWLVPIEISDGGRASVEVEGMEVGLTLGLENHEGTLKLSLLESGCYVKEITIKLDGGASWLYQGMINAFEEQIGSAVESAITNKLKDGILKLDSFLQSLPKEIPVDDNASLNVSFVENPQLSSSSIEFDINGLFTDGKTVQPVSNHYRQASQPSVFCIDQSKMLGISLDEAVFNSASALYYDAEFMEWIVDKVPDQALLNTAGWRFIIPQLYKKYPNDDMNLNISLSSPPVIRISEHNIGASVYADVIIDVVEGSQVIPVACISLVIRGTGSVKIMGNNLGSSVKLDDLAMSLKWSKIGNLRMYLIQPVMWTLVQTVGIPYANSYLGKGFPLPIIHGFTLQNAEIIFSSSQVTVCSNVSYSESDDLNQVPIHIK